The following proteins are co-located in the Mycolicibacterium goodii genome:
- a CDS encoding TetR/AcrR family transcriptional regulator gives MTIASQTRAPRGRRSARPSGDDREAAILATAQRLLETKKFADISVDDLAKGAGISRPTFYFYFPSKEAVLLSLLDPLIKRADTGFDNAVESMPADPQRAIRRGIEIFFDSFGSHPATARAGSEALNSSPEFKEFWAGLMQKWIAATAALITAERERGAAPDTIPALDLATSLNLMNERTMMAALSDEQPGVAPEKVVDTLTHIWLNSIYGTSPAGTA, from the coding sequence GTGACCATCGCCAGCCAGACCCGTGCGCCCCGCGGCCGCCGTTCGGCGCGCCCGTCGGGGGATGACCGGGAGGCCGCGATCCTGGCGACGGCCCAGCGCCTGCTGGAGACCAAGAAGTTCGCCGACATCTCCGTCGATGACCTGGCCAAGGGCGCCGGGATCTCGCGGCCGACGTTCTACTTCTATTTCCCGTCGAAGGAAGCGGTGCTGCTGTCGCTGCTCGATCCGTTGATCAAGCGGGCCGACACCGGCTTCGACAACGCCGTGGAGAGCATGCCCGCCGACCCGCAACGGGCGATCCGGCGCGGTATCGAGATCTTCTTCGACTCGTTCGGATCCCATCCCGCCACCGCCCGCGCCGGCTCCGAGGCGCTCAACAGCAGTCCGGAGTTCAAGGAGTTCTGGGCGGGTCTGATGCAGAAGTGGATCGCCGCGACCGCGGCGCTGATCACCGCCGAGCGCGAGCGCGGCGCGGCCCCGGACACCATCCCGGCGCTCGATCTGGCGACGTCGCTGAACCTCATGAACGAGCGGACGATGATGGCGGCGCTGTCCGACGAGCAACCCGGCGTCGCACCCGAGAAGGTCGTCGACACCCTCACCCACATCTGGCTCAACAGCATCTACGGCACCTCCCCCGCCGGAACGGCGTAG
- the dinB gene encoding DNA polymerase IV, with product MFVSGVPSASILHADLDSFYASVEQRDDPALRGRPVIVGGGVVLAASYEAKAYGVRTAMSGGQARALCPQAIVVPPRMAAYSQASKDVFAVFHDTTPLVEPLSVDEAFLDVSGLARVSGTPVQIATRLRAQVRERVGLPITVGIARTKFLAKVASQEGKPDGLLLVPPDRELAFLHPLPVRRLWGVGAKTAEKLRAHGIETVADVAELSEATLGGMVGGAMGRQLFALSHNIDRRRVTPGVRRSSVGAQRALGRRGNSMSADEVDAVVVNLVDRITRRMRAAGRTGRTVVLRLRFDDYGRATRSHTMPRATASTDVILCTARELVASAAPLIAARGLTLIGFAVSNIDRGGSMQLELPFAEQPDPVAIDSAIDRVRLRFGNAVLTRGVLVGRDPGLEMPMLPD from the coding sequence ATGTTCGTGTCCGGTGTCCCGTCCGCGAGCATCCTGCACGCCGACCTCGACTCGTTCTACGCCTCGGTCGAGCAGCGCGACGATCCGGCGCTGCGCGGACGGCCCGTGATCGTCGGCGGCGGTGTGGTGCTCGCGGCCAGCTACGAGGCCAAGGCCTACGGCGTCCGCACAGCAATGAGCGGCGGCCAGGCCCGTGCGCTGTGCCCGCAGGCCATCGTCGTCCCGCCCCGGATGGCGGCCTACTCGCAGGCCAGCAAGGACGTGTTCGCGGTCTTCCACGACACCACGCCGCTGGTGGAACCGCTGTCGGTGGACGAGGCGTTCCTCGACGTGTCCGGTCTGGCGCGGGTGTCGGGCACCCCGGTGCAGATCGCGACGCGGTTGCGCGCCCAGGTCCGCGAGCGCGTCGGCCTGCCGATCACCGTCGGCATCGCCCGCACCAAATTCCTCGCCAAGGTCGCCAGTCAGGAGGGCAAGCCCGACGGGCTGCTGTTGGTGCCGCCGGACCGCGAACTGGCGTTCCTGCACCCACTTCCGGTGCGTCGACTGTGGGGCGTCGGCGCCAAGACCGCCGAGAAACTGCGCGCCCACGGCATCGAGACGGTGGCCGACGTCGCCGAACTGTCGGAGGCGACGTTGGGCGGCATGGTCGGCGGCGCGATGGGCCGTCAGCTGTTCGCGTTGTCGCACAACATCGATCGGCGCCGGGTCACCCCGGGGGTACGACGCAGTTCGGTCGGCGCGCAGCGCGCGCTGGGCCGGCGCGGCAACTCCATGTCCGCCGACGAGGTCGACGCCGTCGTGGTCAACCTCGTCGACCGGATCACCCGACGCATGCGCGCCGCCGGACGCACCGGCCGCACCGTGGTACTGCGGCTGCGGTTCGACGACTACGGACGCGCCACCCGGTCGCACACCATGCCGCGGGCCACCGCGTCGACCGACGTGATCCTCTGCACGGCAAGGGAACTCGTCGCCTCGGCGGCACCGCTGATCGCCGCACGCGGGCTCACCCTGATCGGGTTCGCGGTGTCCAACATCGACCGCGGGGGCAGCATGCAGTTGGAACTGCCGTTCGCCGAACAGCCGGACCCGGTGGCGATCGATTCGGCCATCGATCGGGTGCGCCTGCGGTTCGGCAACGCAGTGTTGACGCGCGGCGTGTTGGTCGGTCGTGATCCGGGCCTGGAGATGCCCATGCTGCCGGACTGA
- a CDS encoding YiaA/YiaB family inner membrane protein, translated as MNAITDTTRVTAAFFMQAAIAFGVSLVGLLGGILFLPIDMWQRMFLAMSALFVVTSAFTLAKVIRDQHEAATIRVRLDEARMEKLLAEHDPFGT; from the coding sequence ATGAACGCAATCACCGACACCACCAGGGTCACCGCCGCATTCTTCATGCAGGCCGCCATCGCCTTCGGCGTCAGTCTCGTCGGACTGCTCGGCGGCATCCTGTTCCTGCCGATCGACATGTGGCAGCGCATGTTTCTCGCCATGTCCGCACTGTTCGTCGTCACCAGCGCCTTCACGCTTGCCAAGGTGATCCGCGATCAGCACGAGGCCGCCACCATCCGGGTGCGGCTGGATGAGGCGCGTATGGAAAAGCTTCTGGCCGAACATGATCCGTTCGGCACCTGA
- a CDS encoding PHP domain-containing protein, whose amino-acid sequence MDPVIALRQIAYYKDRAREDPRRVMAYRNAADIVEGLTEAQRDRLGASNGWQSLPGIGPKTAKVIAQAWAGREPDALVELREQAADLGGGDLRAALRGDLHVHSNWSDGSAPIEEMMSAARDLGHEYCALTDHSPRLKIANGLSAERLREQLDVIDELRDTVAPMRILTGIEVDILEDGSLDQEPELLERLDVVVASVHSKLAMDEAAMTRRMIKAVTNPHTDVLGHCTGRLVTGGRGMRPESKFDAEKVFTACRDAGTAVEINSRPERRDPPTRLLNLALEIGCLFSIDTDSHAPGQLEFLGYGAQRALDAGVPAQRIVNTWPAEQLLEWAAT is encoded by the coding sequence ATGGATCCGGTCATCGCTCTACGCCAGATCGCCTACTACAAGGACCGCGCACGGGAGGACCCGCGCCGGGTGATGGCGTACCGCAATGCGGCCGACATCGTCGAGGGGCTGACCGAAGCGCAGCGCGACCGGCTGGGCGCGTCGAACGGCTGGCAGTCGCTGCCGGGAATCGGCCCGAAGACCGCCAAGGTGATCGCGCAGGCCTGGGCCGGCCGTGAGCCCGACGCGCTCGTCGAGTTGCGGGAACAGGCAGCCGATCTCGGCGGTGGCGACCTCCGTGCCGCGCTGCGCGGTGATCTGCACGTGCACTCGAACTGGTCGGACGGCTCGGCGCCGATCGAGGAAATGATGTCGGCGGCAAGGGATCTCGGTCACGAATACTGTGCCCTGACGGATCATTCACCGCGGTTGAAGATCGCCAACGGACTTTCTGCGGAACGGCTACGCGAACAACTCGACGTCATCGACGAACTCCGGGACACCGTCGCGCCGATGCGGATCCTCACCGGCATCGAGGTCGACATCCTCGAAGACGGTTCGCTCGACCAGGAACCCGAGTTGCTCGAGCGGCTCGACGTCGTGGTGGCCAGCGTGCACTCGAAACTCGCCATGGACGAGGCCGCGATGACCCGGCGGATGATCAAGGCCGTCACCAACCCGCACACCGATGTCCTCGGGCACTGCACGGGCCGCCTGGTGACCGGCGGCCGCGGAATGCGCCCGGAGTCGAAGTTCGACGCGGAGAAGGTGTTCACCGCGTGCCGCGACGCGGGCACCGCGGTCGAGATCAACTCGCGTCCGGAGCGGCGCGACCCGCCGACCCGGCTGCTCAACCTGGCGCTGGAGATCGGCTGCCTGTTCAGCATCGACACCGACTCGCACGCGCCGGGCCAGCTCGAGTTTCTCGGCTACGGCGCCCAGCGCGCGTTGGACGCCGGCGTGCCGGCGCAGCGCATCGTCAACACCTGGCCCGCCGAGCAACTGCTGGAGTGGGCGGCGACCTGA
- a CDS encoding EspA/EspE family type VII secretion system effector produces MTIAAMKATTGNGNPDDGGGFRGSAERLANAVETLIDAEPHFDRWDGTASQVYNAVNASHRRLTSDTQAADSNIAAVIQTEAEQILRTRERLDEISQFLYDYGLATAVANYSGPGKAAQLIADMTVAGLAVQSANVTMAILTKNVIENAARVKRHAGDYETAQKDTSGEVNACDPFSVPKTPLPRDDKATELPEAGSDVPPKRTLPETPFTMPEPEEPFEYGPPATPQPAPIPPVPATPSSGNLNAPQAVPAG; encoded by the coding sequence ATGACCATCGCGGCAATGAAGGCGACGACTGGCAACGGCAACCCTGACGACGGCGGGGGCTTCCGAGGCTCTGCTGAACGTTTGGCTAACGCGGTGGAGACGCTGATCGACGCCGAACCGCACTTCGACCGGTGGGACGGGACAGCGTCGCAGGTCTACAACGCGGTGAACGCTTCTCACCGCAGGTTGACGTCGGACACGCAGGCCGCCGACTCCAACATCGCAGCGGTCATACAGACCGAGGCAGAGCAAATTCTTCGGACACGCGAGCGCCTCGACGAAATTTCTCAGTTCCTCTACGACTACGGTCTGGCAACGGCGGTCGCGAATTACTCGGGCCCAGGCAAGGCCGCGCAGCTCATTGCAGATATGACCGTCGCCGGGTTAGCGGTCCAATCCGCGAATGTGACCATGGCGATCTTGACCAAGAATGTCATCGAGAACGCCGCGCGAGTGAAGCGCCACGCTGGCGACTACGAGACAGCGCAGAAGGACACATCAGGAGAAGTCAATGCCTGTGATCCGTTCTCCGTACCTAAGACCCCACTTCCCCGAGATGACAAGGCGACAGAACTGCCCGAAGCCGGATCGGATGTTCCGCCCAAGCGGACGCTGCCGGAGACCCCGTTCACCATGCCCGAACCGGAAGAACCATTTGAGTATGGCCCCCCCGCGACGCCACAACCTGCCCCGATTCCACCTGTACCGGCGACACCGAGTTCTGGGAATCTCAATGCACCGCAGGCGGTCCCCGCTGGATGA
- a CDS encoding ESX-1 secretion-associated protein, whose translation MSNDHEKNLTVLTDHIRKLSTVHDKAIGQIDGANRSMTENGNNMWESHGVICALTNMAVADAVEARKAAGGALRRVSVELAEKLRAAATNYDNTDSTEAGNIDTCGV comes from the coding sequence ATGTCGAACGATCATGAAAAGAATCTGACGGTCCTCACCGATCACATCCGCAAACTGTCAACGGTCCACGACAAAGCGATTGGCCAGATCGATGGCGCCAACCGTTCGATGACCGAAAACGGGAACAACATGTGGGAAAGCCACGGCGTCATATGCGCACTGACCAACATGGCGGTGGCCGACGCCGTCGAAGCACGCAAAGCCGCCGGAGGCGCGCTTAGACGGGTATCAGTTGAGCTCGCCGAGAAATTGCGAGCTGCCGCAACGAACTACGACAACACCGATTCGACCGAGGCGGGCAACATTGACACCTGCGGAGTCTGA
- a CDS encoding thiol-disulfide oxidoreductase DCC family protein, translated as MGGVLYFDGDCGMCTRSVHALASRQRTGDLQIAPFQKAGTAALLGVDDETMTGAAWWLDHTGAVYRGAEAVNAAVSASYGSRIPLWVYRVPGIRQLEDAVYRWIAAHRYRFPGATPHCAARPGDC; from the coding sequence ATGGGCGGAGTTCTGTACTTCGACGGCGACTGCGGGATGTGTACGCGCAGCGTGCACGCGCTGGCGAGCCGGCAGCGCACCGGCGACCTCCAGATCGCGCCGTTTCAGAAGGCCGGCACCGCTGCACTGCTCGGTGTCGACGACGAGACGATGACCGGTGCCGCGTGGTGGCTGGATCACACCGGCGCGGTGTATCGCGGCGCGGAGGCCGTCAACGCCGCGGTCTCGGCGAGCTACGGTTCGCGCATCCCGCTGTGGGTCTACCGCGTTCCGGGCATCAGGCAGCTGGAGGATGCGGTGTACCGATGGATCGCGGCACACCGCTACCGGTTCCCCGGTGCCACACCGCACTGTGCGGCGCGGCCCGGGGACTGTTGA
- a CDS encoding ArsR/SmtB family transcription factor yields MPHRFLGSPEQPLYEIKANLFKALAHPARIRILEILSASGEPTAVSAILAETEIEPTLLSQHLAVLKRHHVVTGHRSGNAVFYELAHPKISELLVIARTFLADTLGARRDQLAAMRSLPPIGKNQ; encoded by the coding sequence GTGCCGCACCGCTTTCTGGGCAGCCCCGAGCAACCGCTCTACGAGATCAAGGCCAACCTGTTCAAGGCCCTGGCCCATCCCGCGAGGATCAGGATCCTCGAAATCCTTTCCGCCAGTGGTGAACCCACTGCGGTCAGCGCGATCCTGGCCGAGACCGAGATCGAGCCGACTCTGCTGTCACAGCATCTGGCTGTCCTCAAACGCCACCACGTGGTGACCGGCCACAGGTCGGGCAACGCGGTGTTCTACGAGCTGGCCCACCCGAAGATCTCCGAACTGCTGGTCATCGCGCGCACCTTCCTGGCCGACACCCTCGGCGCACGGCGCGACCAGTTGGCCGCGATGCGCTCGCTACCGCCCATCGGGAAAAACCAGTGA